A region from the Gossypium hirsutum isolate 1008001.06 chromosome A08, Gossypium_hirsutum_v2.1, whole genome shotgun sequence genome encodes:
- the LOC107948794 gene encoding caffeic acid 3-O-methyltransferase, which translates to MGSTGETQMTPTQVSDEEANLFAMQLTSASVLPMVLKSAIELDLLEIMAKAGPGAFLSPKELASQLPTNNPDAPVMLDRILRLLATYSILTCSLRTLPDGKVERLYGLGPVCKFLTKNEDGVTLSALSLMNQDKVLMESWYYLKDAVLEGGIPFNKAYGMTAFEYHGTDPRFNKVFNRGMSDHSTITMKKILETYDGFEGLKTLVDVGGGTGATLNMLVTKHPSIKGINFDLPHVIEDAPAYPGVEHVGGDMFESVPKGDAIFMKWICHDWSDEHCSKFLKKCYEALPDNGKVIVAECILPDYPDPSLDTKLVVHIDCIMLAHNPGGKERTEKEFEALARSAGFQGFQVKCCAFGTYIMEFLKRV; encoded by the exons ATGGGTTCAACCGGTGAAACCCAAATGACTCCCACCCAAGTCTCGGATGAGGAAGCCAACTTATTCGCCATGCAACTCACCAGTGCCTCAGTCCTTCCGATGGTCCTCAAGTCGGCCATAGAACTTGACCTGCTGGAGATCATGGCCAAAGCTGGCCCAGGTGCTTTCCTCTCCCCAAAAGAATTGGCTTCCCAGCTCCCCACCAACAACCCCGATGCACCTGTCATGCTAGACCGCATCTTGCGCCTCCTGGCTACCTACTCCATCCTCACTTGCTCCTTGCGCACTCTTCCTGATGGCAAAGTGGAGAGACTCTATGGTCTTGGCCCTGTCTGCAAATTCTTGACCAAGAATGAAGATGGCGTCACTCTTTCCGCCCTCAGTCTCATGAATCAAGACAAGGTCCTTATGGAGAGCTG GTACTACTTGAAAGATGCCGTGCTGGAAGGTGGAATTCCCTTCAACAAAGCCTATGGTATGACCGCATTCGAGTATCATGGCACGGATCCTAGATTCAACAAGGTTTTCAACAGGGGAATGTCTGATCACTCTACCATTACCATGAAGAAGATTCTTGAGACCTATGATGGCTTTGAGGGACTCAAAACACTGGTCGATGTTGGCGGCGGTACTGGAGCTACGCTTAACATGCTTGTCACCAAGCACCCTTCTATAAAGGGCATCAACTTTGATTTGCCTCATGTCATTGAGGATGCTCCTGCTTATCCTG GTGTGGAGCATGTTGGTGGAGACATGTTTGAAAGTGTTCCAAAAGGAGACGCCATCTTCATGAAG TGGATATGCCACGATTGGAGCGATGAGCACTGCTCCAAGTTTTTGAAGAAGTGCTACGAAGCTTTACCGGACAACGGAAAAGTAATTGTCGCAGAATGTATTCTCCCAGATTACCCAGATCCTAGCCTTGACACAAAGTTAGTTGTCCATATTGATTGCATCATGTTGGCTCACAATCCTGGTGGGAAAGAGAGGACTGAGAAAGAATTCGAGGCCTTGGCAAGGAGTGCTGGGTTTCAAGGTTTCCAAGTAAAATGCTGCGCTTTCGGCACATACATCATGGAGTTTCTCAAAAGGGTTTGA